The DNA segment ACTTGTTCTCGTCGATGAGCGCGTAGCTCTTCTCCGACACGACCGGCTTGATCAGGACGTCACGGGGGTCCGTGTACGACTTGCTCGCCGGGGTGACGACGGTGTTCTTGCCCTCGGTGGCGTGACGGCGCGCCTTGGCGACGCGTGCGGCCTTGGCCTTCTTCGCCGCCTTGGAGGCGATGGAGGGGTGACGGACTGCCATCAGACCTCGCTCCCTTCGTTGTCGTTGGCCTTGTTCGGGCCGGCGACGAAGGACTCGAAAGCGGCCTTGGTGAAGACCACGTCGTCCGAGACGAGAACGTCGTACGTGTTCAGCTGGCCCGGCTCCAGGATGTGGACCTGGGGCAGGTTGCGGGCGGAGAGCCACGCGGCCTCGTCGGCGCGGTCGACGACCAGGAGCAGGTTCTTGCGCTCCGAGATCTTGCCGAACAGCGTCCGAGCGGCCTTCGTGGAGGGGTTCTCGCCCTCGATCACGCCGGTGATGACGTGAATGCGGTCGTGGCGGGCCCGGTCGGTGAGGGCGTGGCGCAGGGCCGCGGCCTTCATCTTCTTCGGGGTCCGCTGCGAGTAGTCACGCGGCTGCGGGCCGTGGACGACGCCACCGCCGGCGAACTGCGGCGCACGGGTCGAGCCCTGGCGGGCGCGGCCGGTGCCCTTCTGGCGGTACGGCTTCCTGCCGCCACCACGGACTTCACCGCGACGCTTTGTCTTGTGCGTGCCCTGGCGGGCAGCGGCGTTCTGCGCGACGACGACCTGGTGGATCAGCGGGATGCTGATCTTCTCCACGCCGAAGATCTCCGCGGGGAGCTCGACGCTTCCGGTCTTCTCGCCTGCAGGCGAAAGGATGTCAACAGTGCTCATCGGTTACCTCAGGCCCCCTTGGCCGCGGTGCGGACCAGGACGAGGCCGCCGTTCGGACCGGGAACCGCGCCCTTGATGAGCAGCAGACCCTTCTCCGCGTCAACGGCGTGGACGGTCAGGTTCTGGGTGGTGACCCGCTCGTTGCCCATGCGGCCGGCCATGCGGAGGCCCTTGAACACACGGCCCGGGGTGGCGCAGCCACCGATGGAACCGGGAGAGCGGTGCTTGCGCTGGGTGCCGTGTCCGGCGCCGAGGCCCTTGAAGTTGTGACGCTTCATGACACCGGCGAAGCCCTTGCCCTTGCTCGTGCCGGTCACGTCGACCTTGATGCCGGCCTCGAAGACCTCGGCGGTGACTTCCTGACCGAGCGTGTACTCGGCGGCGTCGGCCGTGCGGATCTCGACGAGGTGGCGGCGGGGGGTGACGTCGGCCTTGGCGAAGTGACCCTTGAGGGGCTTGTTCACCTTGCGCGGGTCGATCTCGCCGAAGGCGATCTGGACGGACTCGTAGCCGTCGACATCGTTCGTGCGGACCTGGGTGACGACGTTGGGGTCGGCCTTGACGACGGTGACGGGAACGACACGGTTGTTCGCGTCCCACACCTGCGTCATGCCGAGCTTCTCGCCCAGGATGCCCTTGATCTGTTTCGTCATCTCTTCAGATCACCGGCCTCAGAGCTTGATCTCGATGTCGACACCGGCCGGGAGGTCGAGTCGCATCAGAGAGTCAACGGTCTTGGGGGTCGGGTCGAGGATGTCGATCAGACGCTTGTGCGTGCGCATCTCGAAGTGCTCGCGCGAGTCCTTGTACTTGTGCGGCGACTTGATGACGCAGTACACGTTCTTCTCAGTGGGCAGCGGCACCGGGCCCGCGACCGACGCACCAGTGCGAGTCACCGTCTCGACGATCTTCTTCGCCGAAGAGTCGATGACCTCGTGGTCGTAGGCCTTGAGCCGGATGCGGATCTTCTGTCCCGCCATGGCTGCTTCGTAGTCCTGTCTCTAGTAACGCTCCGGAACCCGGTGGTGTCCCGCTCTGTCACTCCACCCTCCCCTCCTCCGACCCACGCGGTCGGGCGTGTCGCGCTCCCGCTGACATGAATGTCCCTTGTCGGAACTTCCCTGCGTGGGAGTGCGGGCCCTTCCGGAACCGCGGGCGGGGGCGAGAGGCCCACCGGGTGCCTGGCCGGCACCCCGCTGACGCTTCCCGGAAGATTCCCGTACGTCCGCCCCTACATCTCTCGATGTATCGCGTAGGGCGACGAGTACTGTGGGACTCGCTTCCGGTCCCCCCGGCGGGAGGCGCGCAGCATCGGCACTCGACCGAGCAACCCCGTTAGTCTGCCATACGGGACATCGGCCTGGCCAATCGAGCGGGAGAGAATACCCCGGGGGTGGCGGGGGTCAAACCCGGCGGTGCCCCCGTCGGCGTGCACGCTTCCGCTCGACCCTGACGTCACGGGTTCGCCGGGGTGCCGCACCTGCCAGGACTCCGGCACCTTGATCCGGAAACCGCCCCGCGCGACGGTCAGTGCCTCCATGTAGCGGGCCATGACGCCGCACTCCCCCGTTCACGGCTCGACTGTCTGCGCCGACATCGCCCCATTGTTCGATGCGTGTGTGCGTTCAGCCCCGCTTGGCGACGGTGAGGAGTACGGCCGCGTCCTCGAGTGCCTCCAGGGCGTGCCGGGCAGGCGGGACGACGATCAGGTCGCCGGTCCGGCCCTCCCACGACGTCTCCCCGCTGGTGAGGCGGATCCGGCCGCGCAGTACCAGCAGGGTCGCCTCGCCGGGGTTCTCGTGCTCGGCGAGGGAGCTTCCGGCGGTCAGCGCGAGGAGGGTCTGGCGCAGGGTGTGCCTGTGGCCGCCGTGGACCGTGCTCGCGCTGCGGCCGGTGGAGGCGGCGTCAGCGCGTTCCAGGTGCTCGCGGGCGAGTGCCTCGAGGGAGAGCTTCTGCATGGGTCCGAGTCTCCACGGCCGGGTCGTGCGGGTACCAGGGCCATGTGGGTCAGTCCCCCGGTCCGGGCGGGGGAAGGCCCTCTGCCCTCCCCCGCCCGGACCGGGACCCGCACCGTCAGATGACGCCCTGCGCCAGAACCGCGTCCGCGACCCGCTCGAAGCCGGCGATGTTCGCACCCGTGACGTAGTCGCCGGGGGCGCCGTAGCGCTCGGCGGTCTCGGCGCAGGTGCGGTGGATGTCGGTCATGATGCGGGCCAGCTCGTTCTCGACCTGGTCGGCCTTCCACGTCGTACGCGACGCGTTCTGCGTCATCTCCAGCGCGCTGACCGCGACCCCGCCCGCGTTCGCCGCCTTGCCGGGTCCGAAGGCGACTCCGGCCTGCTGGAGAAGCTGCACCGCCTCCGGTGTCGTGGGCATGTTCGCACCCTCCGAGACGGCCTTCACACCGTTGCGGACGAGCGTGGCGGCCGAGTCCTCGTTCAGCTCGTTCTGCGTCGCCGACGGCAGGGCGATGTCGGCGGGGACCTCCCAGACCCGCCCGCCGGGCACGAACCGCGCGGAGGAGCCGCGCCGCTCGGCGTACGTGCTCACCCGGCCGCGCTCGACCTCCTTGATCTGGCTGAGCAGCTCCAGGTCGATGCCCTTCTCGTCGACGACGTAACCGCTGGAGTCGGAGCAGGTCACCGGGTTGGCGCCGAGGGCGATCAGCTTCTGGACGGTGTGGAGCGCGACGTTTCCGGAGCCGGAGACGACCGCGGTCTGGCCCTCGAGGTCCTCGCCGCGCTCGCGCAGCATCGCCTCGGCGAACAGCACGTTGCCGTACCCGGTCGCCTCCGGCCGGATCAGCGAGCCGCCCCAGCCGGCGCGCTTGCCGGTCAGGACGCCGCCCTCCCAGCGGTTGGTGATCCGCCGGTACTGGCCGAACAGGTAGCCGATCTCGCGCGCGCCGACGCCGATGTCGCCCGCCGGTACGTCGGTGTACTCGCCGATGTGCCGGTACAGCTCCGTCATGAAGGACTGGCAGAAGCGCATGACCTCCGTGTCGCTGCGGCCCTGCGGGTCGAAGTCGCTGCCCCCCTTGCCGCCGCCGATACCGAGCCCGGTCAGCGCGTTCTTGAAGACCTGCTCGAAGCCGAGGAACTTGATGATCCCCAGGTTCACGGAGGGGTGGAAACGCAGACCGCCCTTGTACGGGCCGAGGGCGCTGTTGTATTCGATCCGGAAGCCGCGGTTGACGTGCACCCGGCCCTGGTCGTCCTGCCACGGCACCCGGAAGATGATCTGCCGCTCCGGCTCGATCAACCGCTCGACGAGTCCGGGGTCCCGGTACTCGGAACGCGCCGCGAGCGCCGGCCCGAGGCTGTCCAGCACCTCGCGTGCGGCCTGGTGGAACTCGGGTTCGGCCGGATTGCGGCGCACGAGTTCGGCGCGGAGGTGGTCGAGCGAGGTGTGGGCGGGTCGCGTCGTCACGGGAGCCCTTTCTGGCACGGCTGCCACCGGAAGCCCGGCAGCCGGTACATCCGGTCTGGTCCGGTTCGGTGAGAGGTGACGCTCGGCGTCATTGCCGCGCGCAGGACACTTCAGTGTGACGCTTACGTCAACACGGTGACCAGCAGCCCACGGTTCGTACGCCACCATGTGAGACCGGAGGCCATAAACAACCCTACCGCCCCGATTCGCGTCGACACTCCTTTCGGGCTCTCGCGGGATTCGCCTCCGGTCCCCGGCCGCGGACGGCCCTCCCGCCCGGAAGCACGCTCCGCGTCACACGTTCCGGAGAACCCGTGTGACGGACACGGCGTCTGGCAGGTGTGAGATCACGCAGGAGAGCACTGCACGAGCTGGACGGGGAACAACTCCTCCGGCTGGTGGCCAGGGGCGACCGCGGGGCGTTCGAGGAGCTGTAGCAGCGCACGCCGCCGTGGCTGGCGGTCCGGCTGCGCCGACGATGCGCGGACGAGCAGATCGTCGCCGAGGTCCTGCGGGAGACGTACCTGGCGGTGTGGCGCGCTGCCGGCGCGTTCGCCGGCAGCGCGCCGGAGGCACGGCCGTCGGGTGGCTGCGGACGATCGCCGCACGTCGCCCCATCGGCGCCTTCCGGCGCCGGGCGCACCACGCCGAACCGCTGGTCGCCGCCGGGCCGGCGACGGTGCCCGCCTCGGAGGAGGAGGCGCTCGCCGCGAGTGCCGGCGGTGACGTAGGGGGCGCGTTACGGCGCCTGGCACCCTCGACGAGCGCGTCCGGCATCCACCCCGAAGACCTACGCCGGGGAGATCCGGACCACCGGCCCGAAGGTCCGGGCCGGGCGGAGGGCGATGGCCGTCGACGGGCTCGATTCTCGCTGGGCATCGGCACCCACGGCCTCCTCGGACGGGGCGGGAAAGACCACCCCGATCCGGGCCCTGACCACCGTGACGCGCCCCGCCTGGGGCGAACCGGAGCTGCTCGGCACCCCCGTGAGCGGGATGGGCGCCCACCGCGGGAGCTCGCCCCCGTCGGCTTCGTCGTCCGGGACGGCGCAGGCCAGACCGGTCTGGCCGCGCTCGGGGCGACGGTGTGCGGGGCACGGTCCGCATGGACCCTGCCGACCGGCTGGCTGGCGTTCCCCCTCCTCGCCCCTCCCCGGACCGGCATTGCGGGACAGGCGGGCGGCCGGCTGCTCCTGCCGGCCGGCACGGCGGCGGCCCCCGGACGCTTCCGTCTCGTCGGGGCTGGCGATCACCGGCAGGCTGTCCGGCCCCAGGACCAGAGGGCGCAGGGTGAGTGCGGGCCACTGAGGCGGGCCGATGTCGACCTGCCGGGACGCCCAGGCCGCGGTGGACCGGTCCGTGCACACGACGAGGAGGACCGGGGGAATGCCGTACTTGGCGCACCGGTGGGAGAGGTAGTACGCCCAGCTCGCGGGCTTGCCGGGGTCCCGTTCGCCCTGGGACTCGATCACCGGGACGAATTCGCCGTCCTCGGTGTCCATCCTCAGCAGCGTGTCCACCCGCCGCTCCACCGGACGGTTTTGTCCGTGAGGTTGGTGGGCAGCGGGGAGACGGGAACAGGCGGCGGAAAGGACACGCCGAGCCCTCTGACGGTACGGGCGAAGAGACCCGGGTCCTCCTGGAAGATCCGGTGCAGGGCCTCATGAGATGAGCTGACCACGATCCGAAGCGAGAGCCGCACCCCACTCCGTGGGCCGCATACGCCAACCCTTCCCGCGATCGAGTGACAGGCAGGACGCGGAGACTGACACCACCGGTCACCGGCTCCCGGCACCGCGAAAGGGCCCGCACGACCGAAGTCGTGCGGGCCCTCTCAGGTGCTCGCGGTGGAGCGACCCGGTCGGATCAGCGAGCAGCCGGAGCTTACTTGTTGATCTTGGTGACCTGGCCGGCGCCCACGGTCCGGCCACCCTCACGGATGGCGAACTTCAGGCCCTCTTCCATGGCGATGGGCTGGATGAGCTCCACCTTCATCTCGGTGTTGTCACCCGGCATGACCATCTCGGTGCCCTCGGGAAGGGTCACGACGCCGGTCACGTCCGTCGTACGGAAGTAGAACTGCGGACGGTAGTTGTTGAAGAAGGGGGTGTGACGGCCACCCTCGTCCTTCGACAGGATGTAGGCCTGGGCCTCGAACTCGGTGTGCGGGGTGACCGAACCGGGCTTGATGATGACCTGGCCGCGCTCGACGTCCTCACGCTTGATGCCGCGGAGCAGCAGACCGACGTTCTCACCGGCCTGACCCTCGTCGAGCAGCTTGCGGAACATCTCGATGCCGGTGACCGTGGTGGTGGTCTTCTCCTGCTTGATGCCCACGATGTCAACGGTCTCGTTGACCTTGAGGATGCCGCGCTCGATACGGCCGGTGACAACGGTGCCACGACCGGTGATCGTGAAGACGTCCTCGATCGGCATCAGGAACGGCTTGTCGACGTCACGCTCGGGCTGCGGGATGTTCTCGTCGACGGCCTTCATCAGGTCGAGGACGGTCTGGCCCCACTCCTTGTCGCCCTCAAGGGCCTTGAGGGCCGAGACCTTGACGACCGGCAGGTCGTCGCCCGGGAACTCGTACTCGGAGAGCAGCTCGCGGACCTCGAGCTCGACGAGCTCCAGGATCTCCTCGTCGTCCACCATGTCGGCCTTGTTCAGCGCGACGACGATGTACGGCACGCCGACCTGGCGGGCCAGGAGCACGTGCTCCTTGGTCTGCGGCATCGGGCCGTCGGTCGCGGCGACCACGAGGATGGCGCCGTCCATCTGCGCCGCACCCGTGATCATGTTCTTGATGTAGTCCGCGTGACCGGGGCAGTCGACGTGGGCGTAGTGCCGCGTCTCGGTCTGGTACTCGACGTGCGCGATGGAGATGGTGATACCGCGCTGGCGCTCCTCGGGAGCCTTGTCGATCTGGTCGAAGGCCGAGGCCTCGTTCAGGTCCGGGTACGCGTCATGCAGCACCTTGGTAATGGCGGCCGTGAGGGTCGTCTTACCGTGGTCGATGTGACCGATGGTGCCGATGTTGACGTGCGGCTTAGTCCGCTCGAACTTCGCCTTCGCCACTGGGGTCCTCCTGTGGAGTGGTTCTGTACGCCTTACTCATCGGCGCCAGGTGATCTTTGCTGGAAAGCCCGGGGCCGGGGGCATTCCGCCGAGTTCCGGCGGAATGCCCCAAGCAGGCTCCGGGGTCAAGCCTAAAGCGTGCGAACGGTGTCCGTTACTCGCCCTTGGCCTTCGCGATGATCTCCTCGGCGACGTTCCGCGGAACCTCGGCGTAGGAGTCGAACTGCATCGAGTAGCTTGCGCGACCCGACGTCTTGCTGCGGAGGTCCCCGACGTAGCCGAACATCTCCGAAAGGGGCACAAGGCCCTTCACGACGCGAGCACCGGCCCGCTCCTCCATGGCCTGGATCTGGCCACGGCGGGAGTTGATGTCGCCGATGACCTCACCCATGTAGTCCTCGGGCGTGGTGACCTCGACGGCCATCATCGGCTCGAGAAGCACGGGCGAAGCCTTGCGCGCGGCTTCCTTGAACGCCTGCGAACCGGCGATCTTGAACGCGAGCTCGGAGGAGTCCACCTCGTGGTAGCCACCGTCGATGAGCGTGACGCGCACGCCCGTCATCTCGTAGCCGGCGAGGATGCCGAACTGCATGGCCTCCTGCGCGCCGGCGTCCACCGAAGGAATGTACTCCTTCGGGATGCGGCCACCGGTCACCTTGTTCACGAACTCGTACGAGATGTCGCCGCCCTCGATGGGCTCGATCGCGATCTGCACCTTGGCGAACTGGCCGGTACCACCGGTCTGCTTCTTGTGGGTGTAGTCCACGCGCTCGACGGTCTTGCGGATCGTCTCACGGTAGGCGACCTGCGGCTTGCCGACGTTGGCCTCGACCTTGAACTCACGGCGCATGCGGTCGACCAGCACCTCGAGGTGCAGCTCGCCCATACCACCGATGATGGTCTGGCCCGTCTCCTCGTCCGAGTGAACCTGGAAGGACGGGTCCTCCTCGGCCAGGCGCTGGATCGCGACGCCCAGCTTCTCCTGGTCACCCTTCGACTTGGGCTCGATGGCGACCTGGATGACCGGCGCCGGGAAGTCCATGGACTCCAGGATCACCGGGCTCTTGTCGTCGGACAGCGTCTCACCGGTGGTGGTCTGCTTCAGGCCCATGACGGCGACGATGTCACCGGCGCCCACCGACGCGATCTCCTCACGCTTGTTCGCGTGCATGCGGTAGATCTTGCCGATGCGCTCCTTCTTGCCCTTGACGGAGTTCAGCACGGCGGTGCCGGACTCCAGGCGGCCCGAGTACACCCGGACGAAGGTGAGCTTGCCGAGGTGCGGGTCGCTCATGATCTTGAAGGCGAGGGCCGCGAGCGGCTCGTCCTCGGACGGCTTGCGCTTGACCACGACCTCGGGGTCCTTGACGTCGTGGCCCTCGATGGCCTCGACGTCGAGCGGGGTCGGGAGGTAGCGCACGACCGCGTCGAGCAGGGGCTGGACGCCCTTGTTCTTGAACGCGGTACCGCAGAACACCGGGGTGACCGTGGTGTCCTCGGACTTTCCGGAGGCGATGGTGATGCGACGGATCGCGGCGTACAGCTGCTCCTCGGTGGGCTCCTGGCCCTCCAGGTACAGCTCCATGATCTCTTCGTCGTTCTCCGCGACGGCCTCGACCAGCTTGCCGCGCCACTCCTCGGCGGCCTCGGTGTGCGTGGCCGGGATGTCGACGGTGTCGTACATCTCGCCCTTGGCCGCGTCGGCGGACCACACGAGCGCCTTCATGCGGACCAGGTCCACGACGCCCTTGAAGTCGGCCTCGGCGCCGATCGGCAGCTGCATGACCAGCGGCTGCGCGCCCAGGCGGTCCTTGATCATGTCGACGCAGCGGTGGAACTCCGCGCCGGTACGGTCGAGCTTGTTGACGAAGCAGATACGCGGCACGCCGTAACGGTCGGCCTGACGCCACACCGTCTCGGACTGCGGCTCGACACCGGCGACGCCGTCGAACACGGTCACGGCACCGTCGAGCACACGCAGGGAACGCTCCACCTCGACGGTGAAGTCGACGTGCCCCGGGGTGTCGATGATGTTGATCGTGTAGTCGTCGTCCTCGAGCGGCCAGTGACAGGTGGTCGCAGCAGACGTGATCGTGATGCCACGCTCCTGCTCCTGCTCCATCCAGTCCATCGTGGCAGCGCCGTCGTGGACCTCACCGATCTTGTACGAGACGCCGGTGTAGAACAGGATCCGCTCGGTGGTGGTCGTCTTGCCCGCGTCGATGTGGGCCATGATCCCGATGTTGCGGACCTTGGCCAGGTCAAGTGAAGTGGTAGCCATAAGGCTTCAGTCTTCTCTCGGTCTCGATGTGGGTAGCGACTACCAGCGGTAGTGCGCGAAGGCCTTGTTGGACTCGGCCATCTTGTGCGTGTCCTCGCGCTTCTTCACCGCGGCACCGAGGCCGTTGCTGGCGTCGAGGAGTTCGTTGAGCAGACGCTCGGTCATGGTCTTCTCGCGACGGGCGCGGGAGTAACCCACCAGCCAGCGCAGCGCCAGGGTGTTGGCTCGGCCGGGCTTGACCTCGATCGGCACCTGGTAGGTGGCGCCACCGACACGGCGGGACTTGACCTCGAGGGTCGGCTTGATGTTCTCGAGAGCGCGCTTCAGCGTGATGACCGGGTCGTTGCCCGTCTTCTCACGAAGGCCCTCCATGGCGCCGTAGACGATGCGCTCGGCGGTGGAGCGCTTGCCGTTCAGCAGCACCTTGTTGATGAGCGACGTGACAAGAGGAGAACCGTAGACCGGGTCGATGATGACCGGGCGCTTCGGGGCGGGGCCCTTACGAGGCATTCTTACTTCTCCTTCTTGGCGCCGTAGCGGCTGCGGGCCTGCTTGCGGTTCTTGACACCCTGGGTGTCGAGCGAACCGCGGATGATCTTGTAGCGAACACCCGGCAGGTCCTTCACACGGCCGCCGCGCACGAGCACGATGGAGTGCTCCTGCAGGTTGTGTCCCTCACCCGGAATGTAGGCGGTGACCTCGATCCCGCTGGTCAGACGCACACGCGCGACCTTACGCAGGGCCGAGTTCGGCTTCTTCGGGGTGGTCGTGAACACACGCGTGCAGACGCCGCGACGCTGGGGCGAACCCTCGAGCGCGGGCGTCTTGTTCTTCTCGACCTTGTCCTGCCGGCCCTTCCGGACCAGCTGCTGGATCGTAGGCACTACTTCTCCGGTTTCTGTGTGCCGAATGGTGAAGCTAACCTGGAACATCTCCGACCCACGCGGTCGGGTGTGTCGAATCCCGCGGACTCCCACCGCCAGGCAGAAAGAGACGCATGATCACGGCGGCCGTTCACAGCCTCCGATGCGGGTGATGGCACGCACGGAGACCAGGGCACACCCCAGGCACAAGGTCTGAGCGTACCTATAGCATCGGCTGCGGTCAAAACAAATGGGCCTTCACCCCACCGCCGCGCGAAGCAAGTGAAGCCCGGACATGGCCAACGATCTTCGAATGGACGCTCTCCGGCCCTTCCGGACACCGCCCACCGGCCGGCCGGACGTCAGCCGGACGCGCTGAACAGAACCATCAGCATGACCAGCAGAGCCCAGCTGGCCGTGGACAGCCAGCCGAGCACCAGCCCGGTCATCGCGTATCCATCACCGCTCTCCCCCGTCCGCCGGATCTCCGTACGGGCCACGTGCCCGAGGATCACGGCCGGAATACCGGTCAGGCCACCCGTCGCCAGGCACAGCACCCCGCACACCATGGCCCCGACCGCCTTCTCGTTGGTCTTGGGCGGCCGGGCCAGGAACGTCGCCGGCGGCATGACGGGAACGGCGTGCTGCATCGCGGCGGTCTGCGGTACGGGCCCCTGCGGCAGGTCGGCCACCAGCAGCGTCAGATCCGCCACCGTACGCATCTGGCAGGCCCGCGCCACCCGGCGCTCGAGCTCCTGCTGGTCCAGTCGGCCCTCGGCGTACCCGGCCCGCAGCACGTCCACCGTGCGCTCCCGGTCGGCGTGCGAGGCCAGCATCGGGGGCCCGCCCTGCGGCGGTCCGACCGGTCCACCCGGTCCGCTCCACGGCTGCGGAACGCCTCGCCCCTGCCAGGGCTGCCACGGCGGATACGGCGACTGCGACACCCGATACCTCCCCCGACTGCACGTGTCATCCATGATGCGCCCCCGCAAAGCCGTCCGGCACCGCCGCGCGTCACAAAACCGGTACAGGTCACGAGAACGCCGCGGGGCGGCCACCCCCGTACGAAACGGAAGTGACCGCCCTGCGGTACGTCGAGCGACCCGCTTACTGGTTGTACGGACCGTAGTCGTAGTCCTCCAGCGGAACGGCCTGGCCGGAGCCCGTACCGAACGGCGAGTAGTCGATGTCGTCGTAGCCGACGGCCGAGTACATCGCGGCCTTGGCCTCCTCGGTCGGCTCGACCCGGATGTTGCGGTAGCGGGACAGACCCGTACCGGCCGGGATGAGCTTACCGATGATGACGTTCTCCTTGAGGCCGATCAGGGAGTCGGACTTGGCGTTGATCGCCGCGTCCGTGAGGACCCTGGTCGTCTCCTGGAAGGACGCCGCCGACAGCCACGACTCGGTCGCCAGCGAGGCCTTGGTGATACCCATCAGCTGCGGACGGCCGGAAGCGGGGTGACCGCCCTCCTGCACCACACGACGGTTCTCGGTCTCGAACTTCGACCGCTCGACCAGCTCACCGGGCAGCAGCTCGGCGTCGCCGGACTCGATGATCGTCACACGGCGGAGCATCTGCCGGATGATGATCTCGATGTGCTTGTCGTGGATCGACACGCCCTGCGAGTTGTAGACCTTCTGGACCTCGCCGACCAGGTGGACCTGGACGGCCCGCTGACCCAGGATGCGCAGCACGTCGTGCGGGTTGGTGGCACCCACGGTGAGCTTCTGGCCCACCTCGACGTGATCACCCTCGCCGACCAGCAGACGGGAACGCTTCGAGATCGGGAACGCCGTCTCGTC comes from the Streptomyces sp. KMM 9044 genome and includes:
- a CDS encoding cupin domain-containing protein, which encodes MQKLSLEALAREHLERADAASTGRSASTVHGGHRHTLRQTLLALTAGSSLAEHENPGEATLLVLRGRIRLTSGETSWEGRTGDLIVVPPARHALEALEDAAVLLTVAKRG
- the rpsL gene encoding 30S ribosomal protein S12; the encoded protein is MPTIQQLVRKGRQDKVEKNKTPALEGSPQRRGVCTRVFTTTPKKPNSALRKVARVRLTSGIEVTAYIPGEGHNLQEHSIVLVRGGRVKDLPGVRYKIIRGSLDTQGVKNRKQARSRYGAKKEK
- a CDS encoding DUF1707 and DUF4190 domain-containing protein, which codes for MLASHADRERTVDVLRAGYAEGRLDQQELERRVARACQMRTVADLTLLVADLPQGPVPQTAAMQHAVPVMPPATFLARPPKTNEKAVGAMVCGVLCLATGGLTGIPAVILGHVARTEIRRTGESGDGYAMTGLVLGWLSTASWALLVMLMVLFSASG
- the rpsG gene encoding 30S ribosomal protein S7; translation: MPRKGPAPKRPVIIDPVYGSPLVTSLINKVLLNGKRSTAERIVYGAMEGLREKTGNDPVITLKRALENIKPTLEVKSRRVGGATYQVPIEVKPGRANTLALRWLVGYSRARREKTMTERLLNELLDASNGLGAAVKKREDTHKMAESNKAFAHYRW
- the fusA gene encoding elongation factor G, which produces MATTSLDLAKVRNIGIMAHIDAGKTTTTERILFYTGVSYKIGEVHDGAATMDWMEQEQERGITITSAATTCHWPLEDDDYTINIIDTPGHVDFTVEVERSLRVLDGAVTVFDGVAGVEPQSETVWRQADRYGVPRICFVNKLDRTGAEFHRCVDMIKDRLGAQPLVMQLPIGAEADFKGVVDLVRMKALVWSADAAKGEMYDTVDIPATHTEAAEEWRGKLVEAVAENDEEIMELYLEGQEPTEEQLYAAIRRITIASGKSEDTTVTPVFCGTAFKNKGVQPLLDAVVRYLPTPLDVEAIEGHDVKDPEVVVKRKPSEDEPLAALAFKIMSDPHLGKLTFVRVYSGRLESGTAVLNSVKGKKERIGKIYRMHANKREEIASVGAGDIVAVMGLKQTTTGETLSDDKSPVILESMDFPAPVIQVAIEPKSKGDQEKLGVAIQRLAEEDPSFQVHSDEETGQTIIGGMGELHLEVLVDRMRREFKVEANVGKPQVAYRETIRKTVERVDYTHKKQTGGTGQFAKVQIAIEPIEGGDISYEFVNKVTGGRIPKEYIPSVDAGAQEAMQFGILAGYEMTGVRVTLIDGGYHEVDSSELAFKIAGSQAFKEAARKASPVLLEPMMAVEVTTPEDYMGEVIGDINSRRGQIQAMEERAGARVVKGLVPLSEMFGYVGDLRSKTSGRASYSMQFDSYAEVPRNVAEEIIAKAKGE
- the rplD gene encoding 50S ribosomal protein L4, with translation MSTVDILSPAGEKTGSVELPAEIFGVEKISIPLIHQVVVAQNAAARQGTHKTKRRGEVRGGGRKPYRQKGTGRARQGSTRAPQFAGGGVVHGPQPRDYSQRTPKKMKAAALRHALTDRARHDRIHVITGVIEGENPSTKAARTLFGKISERKNLLLVVDRADEAAWLSARNLPQVHILEPGQLNTYDVLVSDDVVFTKAAFESFVAGPNKANDNEGSEV
- the rpsJ gene encoding 30S ribosomal protein S10, which produces MAGQKIRIRLKAYDHEVIDSSAKKIVETVTRTGASVAGPVPLPTEKNVYCVIKSPHKYKDSREHFEMRTHKRLIDILDPTPKTVDSLMRLDLPAGVDIEIKL
- the rplC gene encoding 50S ribosomal protein L3, with product MTKQIKGILGEKLGMTQVWDANNRVVPVTVVKADPNVVTQVRTNDVDGYESVQIAFGEIDPRKVNKPLKGHFAKADVTPRRHLVEIRTADAAEYTLGQEVTAEVFEAGIKVDVTGTSKGKGFAGVMKRHNFKGLGAGHGTQRKHRSPGSIGGCATPGRVFKGLRMAGRMGNERVTTQNLTVHAVDAEKGLLLIKGAVPGPNGGLVLVRTAAKGA
- the gdhA gene encoding NADP-specific glutamate dehydrogenase → MTTRPAHTSLDHLRAELVRRNPAEPEFHQAAREVLDSLGPALAARSEYRDPGLVERLIEPERQIIFRVPWQDDQGRVHVNRGFRIEYNSALGPYKGGLRFHPSVNLGIIKFLGFEQVFKNALTGLGIGGGKGGSDFDPQGRSDTEVMRFCQSFMTELYRHIGEYTDVPAGDIGVGAREIGYLFGQYRRITNRWEGGVLTGKRAGWGGSLIRPEATGYGNVLFAEAMLRERGEDLEGQTAVVSGSGNVALHTVQKLIALGANPVTCSDSSGYVVDEKGIDLELLSQIKEVERGRVSTYAERRGSSARFVPGGRVWEVPADIALPSATQNELNEDSAATLVRNGVKAVSEGANMPTTPEAVQLLQQAGVAFGPGKAANAGGVAVSALEMTQNASRTTWKADQVENELARIMTDIHRTCAETAERYGAPGDYVTGANIAGFERVADAVLAQGVI
- the tuf gene encoding elongation factor Tu, producing the protein MAKAKFERTKPHVNIGTIGHIDHGKTTLTAAITKVLHDAYPDLNEASAFDQIDKAPEERQRGITISIAHVEYQTETRHYAHVDCPGHADYIKNMITGAAQMDGAILVVAATDGPMPQTKEHVLLARQVGVPYIVVALNKADMVDDEEILELVELEVRELLSEYEFPGDDLPVVKVSALKALEGDKEWGQTVLDLMKAVDENIPQPERDVDKPFLMPIEDVFTITGRGTVVTGRIERGILKVNETVDIVGIKQEKTTTTVTGIEMFRKLLDEGQAGENVGLLLRGIKREDVERGQVIIKPGSVTPHTEFEAQAYILSKDEGGRHTPFFNNYRPQFYFRTTDVTGVVTLPEGTEMVMPGDNTEMKVELIQPIAMEEGLKFAIREGGRTVGAGQVTKINK